A region of Dioscorea cayenensis subsp. rotundata cultivar TDr96_F1 chromosome 5, TDr96_F1_v2_PseudoChromosome.rev07_lg8_w22 25.fasta, whole genome shotgun sequence DNA encodes the following proteins:
- the LOC120261192 gene encoding glycine-rich RNA-binding protein RZ1A yields the protein MSDQSEFRCFIGGLSWSTSDKGLREAFEKFGRLTEAKVVVDKFSGRSRGFGFITFDDEKAMDDAIEAMNGIDLDGRSITVDKAQPQGSGRDRDYDRGRDRDRGRDYGGGRGSNSGGGDCFKCGKPGHFARECPSSDGPRGDRFGGRDDRYGGRDDRYGGGGGNSRHGPDRNGDRYGGRNRDGGGRGGSGSDRYNRDRSGPYERPGGGGGGGGSGYRS from the exons ATGTCGGATCAATCGGAGTTTCGTTGTTTCATTGGAGGACTGTCATGGTCTACTTCTGATAAAGGGTTAAGGGAAGCATTTGAGAAGTTTGGCCGCCTTACTGAAGCAAAG GTAGTTGTGGACAAGTTTTCAGGCCGATCTCGTGGATTTGGTTTCATCACCTTTGATGATGAGAAGGCCATGGATGATGCCATTGAAGCAATGAATGGAATTGATCTTGATGGGCGGTCGATAACCGTTGACAAAGCACAGCCACAAGGCTCTGGTAGAGATCGTGATTATGATCGTGGACGCGATCGTGACCGTGGGCGTGACTATGGTGGTGGGCGTGGCTCTAACAGTGGAGGTGGAGACTGCTTCAAATGTGGCAAGCCTGGGCACTTTGCTAGGGAGTGTCCATCAAGTGATGGGCCTAGAGGAGATAGGTTTGGTGGCCGCGATGACCGTTATGGTGGCAGGGATGATAGGTATGGTGGAGGTGGTGGAAACAGTCGTCATGGCCCTGATCGTAATGGTGACCGATATGGAGGTCGTAATAGGGATGGGGGTGGCCGTGGTGGCTCAGGAAGTGATCGGTACAATCGAGATAGGTCAGGTCCATATGAACGCCCaggcggcggcggcggtggtGGTGGCAGCGGCTACCGTTCATAA
- the LOC120261187 gene encoding uncharacterized WD repeat-containing protein sll0163-like isoform X1 yields MVGWRSCGCIYLVVAFWSLSLRKRRRREWTPRACESCGLWSVWLLLSSVCYEGFIDGGWSEPLVLSRISMPNVDGEEDVFFDTFDCFRTSVDSDSSGYCSAESPELVFSSKFLCDLWVGELMSVQERRDKFLRRICMGLDDFVLCQGDRLQETEECMSCKSVDNIDMRRVLESCGAVSSSHSSLDDGGRKDYCCIRDLDSGKKFVVHDVGEDGLLSMLEEVGSNKLMTLEEFEMFLGLSNSVRQFTQQEPVLPEEKQNGCADAKRTRHRSWWKSFVWKRYAMGMCKNGVSAKSSKLPKTTRMKVRQQKKKCMEFTALYKGQEIKGHKGAIRILRFSSSGQYLASGGEDTVVRVWQIREVETSSKCFASNGSFKTGKMMIGRQSCNSAPVIIPKKIFKIEETPLHEFHGHTGGILDLSWSNSDCLLTSSEDGTVRLWKVGCDSCLKVFPHNDFVTCVQFNPIDERCFISGSIDGKVRMWGVSENRVVDWIDIRDIVTAVCYQPDGKGFVVGSVAGICQFYSYSGSGIHLDRRFNVKGRKKSIGKPITCLQFSPTDSEKVMISSADPNVRIFDKVDGIHKLRGLRKSKSQSNSSFTSDGRYIVSVDEDSHVYVWNYNESRLSSLKGVKTTRSCELFSSEGVSVAVPWPGIDHRGAGLGFNSVMASSSPQRILEPSTWLRDPDCFSRSVCFFTDSPSRGSAATWPEEKLIQPSSTTEDHCHSHHYHCLTTISATWSLVIVTASHDGSIRSFHNFGLPVRL; encoded by the exons ATGGTGGGTTGGAGGAGTTGCGGTTGCATTTATCTTGTGGTTGCTTTCTGGTCTTTGAGTTTGCGGAAGAGAAGGCGAA GGGAGTGGACACCACGAGCTTGTGAAAGTTGTGGACTTTGGTCAGTTTGGCTTCTTTTATCTTCAGTGTGTTATGAAGGATTCATAGATGGTGGTTGGTCTGAGCCTTTGGTGTTATCTAGAATAAGCATGCCGAATGTTGATGGCGAGGAAGATGTCTTCTTTGACACATTTGATTGTTTCAGGACTTCTGTAGATTCTGATTCATCTGGGTATTGCTCTGCTGAAAGTCCAGAATTAGTGTTCAGCAGCAAGTTTCTGTGTGATCTTTGGGTGGGTGAACTTATGAGCGTACAGGAAAGGCGTGACAAGTTTTTGCGAAGAATATGTATGGGATTGGATGATTTTGTGTTGTGTCAAGGTGATAGACTTCAAGAAACTGAAGAATGTATGTCTTGTAAGTCAGTGGACAACATAGATATGAGGAGAGTTTTGGAAAGCTGTGGTGCTGTATCAAGTTCTCATTCATCCTTGGATGATGGAGGGCGGAAGGACTATTGCTGCATAAGAGATCTGGACAGTGGAAAGAAATTTGTTGTTCATGATGTTGGCGAGGATGGTTTGCTAAGTATGCTCGAAGAAGTTGGTTCTAACAAATTGATGACGTTGGAGGAGTTTGAAATGTTTCTAGGTCTTTCAAATTCTGTTCGGCAATTTACTCAGCAGGAACCTGTTCTTCCTGAAGAAAAACAGAATGGCTGTGCTGATGCAAAAAGGACGAGACATAGGAGTTGGTGGAAAAGTTTCGTATGGAAGAGGTATGCCATGGGAATGTGCAAGAATGGTGTTTCTGCTAAAAGTTCCAAATTACCCAAAACAACAAGAATGAAAGTTCggcaacagaagaagaaatgtaTGGAATTCACTGCATTATACAAGGGACAGGAAATTAAGGGTCACAAGGGTGCAATCAGGATTCTCAGATTTAGTTCATCCGGCCAGTATCTTGCAAGTGGTGGTGAAGACACTGTTGTTCGTGTCTGGCAGATCAGAGAAGTGGAAACATCATCAAAATGTTTTGCATCAAATGGTTCGTTTAAAACTGGGAAGATGATGATCGGAAGACAAAGTTGTAATTCTGCTCCTGTTATTATTCCAAAAAAgattttcaagattgaagaaacCCCATTGCATGAATTTCATGGACATACCGGTGGCATCCTGGATTTATCTTGGTCTAACTCTGAT TGTCTTCTCACATCATCTGAGGATGGAACTGTTCGGTTGTGGAAAGTTGGTTGTGACTCTTGCCTTAAAGTTTTCCCGCACAATGACTTTG TGACCTGTGTTCAGTTCAATCCTATTGATGAGAGATGCTTCATCAGTGGCTCCATAGATGGCAAGGTTCGCATGTGGGGAGTTTCTGAGAATCGGGTTGTTGATTGGATTGATATAAGAGATATTGTGACGGCTGTCTGTTATCAACCTGATGGAAAG GGATTTGTTGTTGGTTCGGTTGCTGGAATTTGCCAATTCTATAGCTACTCAG GTAGCGGTATTCATCTCGACAGAAGATTTAATGTTAAAGGTCGAAAGAAGTCCATTGGCAAACCCATTACCTGTTTACAG TTCTCACCCACTGATTCTGAGAAGGTAATGATATCCTCAGCTGACCCAAATGTTCGAATCTTTGATAAGGTTGATGGCATTCATAAATTAAGAG GTTTAAGAAAATCCAAGAGTCAGTCAAACTCATCATTCACTTCAGACGGGAGATACATTGTTTCAGTGGATGAAGATTCGCATGTATATGTCTGGAACTATAATGAATCCCGCCTGTCATCATTGAAGGGAGTGAAAACAACAAGATCATGCGAGCTCTTCTCTTCTGAAGGTGTATCAGTTGCCGTCCCGTGGCCTGGCATCGATCACAGAGGAGCAGGCTTAGGCTTCAACAGTGTAATGGCATCATCCTCGCCGCAAAGAATCCTCGAACCATCAACTTGGCTGAGGGATCCCGACTGCTTCTCTCGCAGTGTTTGTTTCTTCACAGACAGTCCATCAAGAGGATCAGCAGCCACATGGCCGGAGGAGAAACTTATACAACCCTCATCAACAACCGAAGATCATTGTCACAGCCATCACTACCATTGCCTTACAACAATTTCGGCAACATGGAGTCTAGTGATTGTCACCGCGAGCCATGATGGTTCCATCAGGTCTTTCCACAATTTTGGATTGCCTGTTAGGCTGTGA
- the LOC120261187 gene encoding uncharacterized WD repeat-containing protein sll0163-like isoform X2 — protein sequence MPNVDGEEDVFFDTFDCFRTSVDSDSSGYCSAESPELVFSSKFLCDLWVGELMSVQERRDKFLRRICMGLDDFVLCQGDRLQETEECMSCKSVDNIDMRRVLESCGAVSSSHSSLDDGGRKDYCCIRDLDSGKKFVVHDVGEDGLLSMLEEVGSNKLMTLEEFEMFLGLSNSVRQFTQQEPVLPEEKQNGCADAKRTRHRSWWKSFVWKRYAMGMCKNGVSAKSSKLPKTTRMKVRQQKKKCMEFTALYKGQEIKGHKGAIRILRFSSSGQYLASGGEDTVVRVWQIREVETSSKCFASNGSFKTGKMMIGRQSCNSAPVIIPKKIFKIEETPLHEFHGHTGGILDLSWSNSDCLLTSSEDGTVRLWKVGCDSCLKVFPHNDFVTCVQFNPIDERCFISGSIDGKVRMWGVSENRVVDWIDIRDIVTAVCYQPDGKGFVVGSVAGICQFYSYSGSGIHLDRRFNVKGRKKSIGKPITCLQFSPTDSEKVMISSADPNVRIFDKVDGIHKLRGLRKSKSQSNSSFTSDGRYIVSVDEDSHVYVWNYNESRLSSLKGVKTTRSCELFSSEGVSVAVPWPGIDHRGAGLGFNSVMASSSPQRILEPSTWLRDPDCFSRSVCFFTDSPSRGSAATWPEEKLIQPSSTTEDHCHSHHYHCLTTISATWSLVIVTASHDGSIRSFHNFGLPVRL from the exons ATGCCGAATGTTGATGGCGAGGAAGATGTCTTCTTTGACACATTTGATTGTTTCAGGACTTCTGTAGATTCTGATTCATCTGGGTATTGCTCTGCTGAAAGTCCAGAATTAGTGTTCAGCAGCAAGTTTCTGTGTGATCTTTGGGTGGGTGAACTTATGAGCGTACAGGAAAGGCGTGACAAGTTTTTGCGAAGAATATGTATGGGATTGGATGATTTTGTGTTGTGTCAAGGTGATAGACTTCAAGAAACTGAAGAATGTATGTCTTGTAAGTCAGTGGACAACATAGATATGAGGAGAGTTTTGGAAAGCTGTGGTGCTGTATCAAGTTCTCATTCATCCTTGGATGATGGAGGGCGGAAGGACTATTGCTGCATAAGAGATCTGGACAGTGGAAAGAAATTTGTTGTTCATGATGTTGGCGAGGATGGTTTGCTAAGTATGCTCGAAGAAGTTGGTTCTAACAAATTGATGACGTTGGAGGAGTTTGAAATGTTTCTAGGTCTTTCAAATTCTGTTCGGCAATTTACTCAGCAGGAACCTGTTCTTCCTGAAGAAAAACAGAATGGCTGTGCTGATGCAAAAAGGACGAGACATAGGAGTTGGTGGAAAAGTTTCGTATGGAAGAGGTATGCCATGGGAATGTGCAAGAATGGTGTTTCTGCTAAAAGTTCCAAATTACCCAAAACAACAAGAATGAAAGTTCggcaacagaagaagaaatgtaTGGAATTCACTGCATTATACAAGGGACAGGAAATTAAGGGTCACAAGGGTGCAATCAGGATTCTCAGATTTAGTTCATCCGGCCAGTATCTTGCAAGTGGTGGTGAAGACACTGTTGTTCGTGTCTGGCAGATCAGAGAAGTGGAAACATCATCAAAATGTTTTGCATCAAATGGTTCGTTTAAAACTGGGAAGATGATGATCGGAAGACAAAGTTGTAATTCTGCTCCTGTTATTATTCCAAAAAAgattttcaagattgaagaaacCCCATTGCATGAATTTCATGGACATACCGGTGGCATCCTGGATTTATCTTGGTCTAACTCTGAT TGTCTTCTCACATCATCTGAGGATGGAACTGTTCGGTTGTGGAAAGTTGGTTGTGACTCTTGCCTTAAAGTTTTCCCGCACAATGACTTTG TGACCTGTGTTCAGTTCAATCCTATTGATGAGAGATGCTTCATCAGTGGCTCCATAGATGGCAAGGTTCGCATGTGGGGAGTTTCTGAGAATCGGGTTGTTGATTGGATTGATATAAGAGATATTGTGACGGCTGTCTGTTATCAACCTGATGGAAAG GGATTTGTTGTTGGTTCGGTTGCTGGAATTTGCCAATTCTATAGCTACTCAG GTAGCGGTATTCATCTCGACAGAAGATTTAATGTTAAAGGTCGAAAGAAGTCCATTGGCAAACCCATTACCTGTTTACAG TTCTCACCCACTGATTCTGAGAAGGTAATGATATCCTCAGCTGACCCAAATGTTCGAATCTTTGATAAGGTTGATGGCATTCATAAATTAAGAG GTTTAAGAAAATCCAAGAGTCAGTCAAACTCATCATTCACTTCAGACGGGAGATACATTGTTTCAGTGGATGAAGATTCGCATGTATATGTCTGGAACTATAATGAATCCCGCCTGTCATCATTGAAGGGAGTGAAAACAACAAGATCATGCGAGCTCTTCTCTTCTGAAGGTGTATCAGTTGCCGTCCCGTGGCCTGGCATCGATCACAGAGGAGCAGGCTTAGGCTTCAACAGTGTAATGGCATCATCCTCGCCGCAAAGAATCCTCGAACCATCAACTTGGCTGAGGGATCCCGACTGCTTCTCTCGCAGTGTTTGTTTCTTCACAGACAGTCCATCAAGAGGATCAGCAGCCACATGGCCGGAGGAGAAACTTATACAACCCTCATCAACAACCGAAGATCATTGTCACAGCCATCACTACCATTGCCTTACAACAATTTCGGCAACATGGAGTCTAGTGATTGTCACCGCGAGCCATGATGGTTCCATCAGGTCTTTCCACAATTTTGGATTGCCTGTTAGGCTGTGA
- the LOC120261190 gene encoding protein MITOFERRINLIKE 1, chloroplastic: protein MEARPRLLRFSSAVVVDGGGGGDDFSSLFSNLNTLLLSNPNPKPNPIRFPTFSSTSLRYAPRSTSRGPILKDLPSFERALIGAAAGAIAGAFTYVCLLPIDAVKTKLQTKGAANLYSNALDAAIYTLRTEGPLGFYRGVSAVLVGSATSSAIYFGTCELGKSVLGRLSSFPRILIPPTAGVMGNIVSSAIMVPKELITQRMQTGARGRSWEVLLRIIKKDGFLGLYAGYSATLLRNIPAGVLSYSSFEYLKAFVLSQTGQSHLEPAQSVCCGALAGAISASLTTPLDVVKTRLMTQAHGETGNKISVVVRQIMTEEGWIGFGRGIGPRVLHSACFAALGYCAFETARLAIHQYVQQRQAEEANALA from the coding sequence ATGGAAGCACGACCTCGTCTTCTTCGCTTCTCCTCCGCCGTCGTCGTcgacggcggcggcggcggcgacgACTTCTCCTCCCTCTTCTCCAACCTCAACACTCTCCTCCTTTCCAATCCTAACCCTAAACCTAACCCTATCCGCTTCCCCACCTTCTCCTCCACCTCTCTCCGCTACGCCCCTCGCTCCACCTCCCGTGGTCCGATTCTCAAAGATCTCCCATCCTTCGAACGTGCCCTCATCGGTGCCGCCGCTGGCGCCATCGCCGGTGCATTCACCTACGTTTGCCTCCTCCCCATTGACGCCGTGAAGACCAAGCTCCAGACCAAGGGCGCTGCCAATCTCTACTCGAACGCTCTCGATGCTGCTATCTACACCCTCCGCACCGAAGGTCCCCTCGGTTTCTACCGTGGCGTCTCCGCCGTCCTGGTCGGCTCCGCCACCTCCTCCGCCATCTACTTCGGCACCTGCGAGCTCGGTAAGTCGGTCCTCGGCCGACTCTCATCCTTCCCCCGGATCCTCATCCCTCCCACGGCTGGAGTCATGGGTAACATCGTCTCCTCCGCCATTATGGTTCCCAAGGAACTCATCACCCAGAGAATGCAAACCGGCGCCCGGGGCCGATCCTGGGAGGTCCTGCTGAGAATTATCAAAAAAGATGGGTTCTTAGGGCTTTACGCCGGGTACTCTGCCACACTACTGAGAAACATCCCCGCAGGGGTTCTAAGCTACTCTTCCTTTGAGTACCTCAAGGCCTTCGTGTTGAGCCAAACGGGGCAGAGCCATTTGGAGCCGGCACAGAGTGTTTGCTGTGGAGCATTGGCCGGGGCAATCTCAGCGTCATTGACGACGCCTTTGGATGTAGTGAAGACAAGGTTGATGACACAAGCGCACGGGGAAACGGGGAACAAGATCTCGGTGGTAGTGAGGCAGATTATGACTGAAGAGGGATGGATAGGGTTTGGCAGAGGGATTGGGCCAAGAGTTCTTCACAGTGCTTGCTTTGCGGCATTGGGGTACTGTGCATTTGAGACCGCGAGGCTTGCTATTCATCAGTATGTGCAGCAGAGGCAAGCTGAGGAGGCTAATGCTTTGGCTTGA
- the LOC120261936 gene encoding nuclear speckle RNA-binding protein B-like: MNSSESPFGRPSPRRELQGPRPTPLKVNKDSYKIKKPPPGPPPYQADTMAVPPPQPRPPVIIYTVSPKIIHTNPNDFMSLVQSLTGLTSTNTTTTMSSTATTSAALPSPTVLSPAARLALEQPPVNSSSDLRKTEFTIIEGMEMVIEENQMMNNRASISTFPGILSPMPSSLPPISPGFFSPSVDPNSLSFLHELSPAFHGNRSYVENTFLASPNNFLTTPTIPSPGAYWDLFNQLQDP, encoded by the coding sequence atgaaCTCCTCGGAGTCGCCTTTCGGGCGGCCATCTCCCCGGAGGGAGCTGCAAGGTCCACGGCCAACACCTCTGAAAGTCAACAAAGACTCCTACAAGATAAAGAAGCCACCGCCGGGGCCGCCACCTTATCAAGCTGATACCATGGCCGTTCCTCCACCGCAACCACGTCCTCCGGTCATCATCTACACAGTCTCACCAAAAATCATCCACACCAATCCAAACGACTTCATGTCTCTAGTTCAAAGTCTCACTGGATTGACTTCAACCAACACTACAACCACCATGTCCTCCACCGCCACCACCTCCGCTGCTCTACCTTCACCAACAGTACTATCTCCTGCAGCACGTCTAGCTCTTGAACAACCACCAGTGAACTCCTCCTCAGACTTGCGAAAAACCGAGTTCACTATCATCGAAGGGATGGAGATGGTAATTGAAGAGAACCAGATGATGAACAACAGAGCAAGTATTAGCACGTTCCCGGGAATTCTATCACCGATGCCATCATCACTACCACCTATATCTCCAGGTTTCTTCTCACCTTCAGTGGATCCAAATTCATTGAGCTTCTTGCATGAACTCAGCCCAGCCTTTCATGGGAATAGAAGCTACGTGGAGAACACTTTCTTAGCAAGTCCTAACAATTTCTTGACAACTCCCACCATTCCTTCTCCTGGTGCTTACTGGGATCTATTCAACCAGCTTCAGGATCCATGA
- the LOC120261935 gene encoding probable Histone-lysine N-methyltransferase ATXR5, producing MQGSEMEGEAAANGAVRKRTAAPPPMMKARKYRSMVDIMRKTTSVAGVTGEYYSDLRCEQCRSGEREEELLLCDRCDRGYHLACLRPIVVRVPTGPWFCPICAEDRPMTRFPLMQTKIVDFFRIQRCSYEKEGEKCGSSQDGRRRRRRSLPLVMHKKRRRILPFVPSEDSKRRLEQMGSLATALTALHMEFSNDLTYMPGMAPRSANRANLERGGMQVLCKEDKEAIELCRSMYKRGECPPLKVVYDKLEGFTVEADGPIKDMTFITEYTGDVDFLKNREHDDGDSMMTLLLTTNLSDSLVICPDKRGNIARFINGINNHTSDGKKKQNLKCVRYSEDGECRVFLIACRDICKGERLYYDYNGYEHEYPTQHFV from the exons ATGCAAGGGTCGGAGATGGAGGGGGAGGCGGCGGCGAATGGGGCGGTGAGGAAGCGGACGGCGGCGCCACCACCGATGATGAAGGCAAGGAAGTACAGGTCGATGGTGGATATAATGAGGAAGACGACGTCTGTCGCGGGTGTAACCGGGGAGTACTATAGCGATCTCCGGTGCGAGCAGTGCCGGTCCGGTGAACGGGAGGAGGAGCTGCTTCTATGTGATCGGTGTGACCGTGGTTACCATCTCGCGTGCCTGCGGCCCATTGTTGTTAGGGTTCCAACGGGGCCTTGGTTCTGTCCTATCTGCGCTGAAGACCGGCCTATGACGA gaTTCCCACTGATGCAGACGAAGATTGTGGACTTTTTTCGGATTCAGAGATGCTCGTATGAGAAGGAAGGGGAGAAATGTGGGTCTTCTCAAG ATGGGAGGAGACGCAGACGACGATCTTTGCCTCTTGTAATGCATAAGAAAAGGAGAAGGATATTACCATTTGTTCCAAGTGAAGATTCAAAGCGACGACTTGAACAAATGGGTTCTCTAGCAACAGCATTAACAGCATTGCACATGGAGTTCAGCAATGACTTAACCTATATGCCTGGAATGGCCCCTCGATCTGCTAATCGGGCCAATTTAGAAAGGGGCGGCATGCAG GTTCTCTGCAAAGAAGATAAGGAGGCAATTGAACTCTGCAGAAGCATGTACAAGAGAGGAGAGTGTCCTCCCCTAAAAGTAGTCTATGATAAACTTGAAGG TTTTACTGTCGAGGCTGATGGCCCAATAAAGGATATGACCTTTATCACTGAGTATACTGGCGACGTGGATTTCTTAAAAAACCGAGAACATGATGATGGCGACAGCATGATGACTCTTCTATTAACAACAAATTTATCTGACAGTCTAGTGATCTGTCCTGATAAACGTGGAAACATTGCTCGTTTCATCAATGGCATCAACAACCATACATC GGACGGTAAGAAGAAGCAAAATCTAAAATGTGTCAGATATAGCGAAGACGGTGAGTGTAGAGTTTTTTTGATCGCTTGCCGTGATATATGCAAAGGAGAGAGGCTATATTACGACTACAATGGATATGAACATGAGTATCCAACTCAGCATTTTGTCTGA